tttattggcttaacatgcgaaaatatgtagagaaaatttgtgctcaatgctttgcatgtaaacaggctaaatctaagtccttgccacatgggttgtatagtccttgcctgtacctactgaaccttggactgatatatttatggattttgtgataggtttacctaggacaaaaagaggtagagattcagtgtttgttgttgtagatcgctttagcaagatggcacattttattccatgtcataaaactgatgatgcaacgaacGTAGCTAatttgtttttcagggaagtagtctgtttgcatggtatacctaggactattgtttctgatagagattcaaagttccttagtcatttctggcgtgttttgtgggggaaattgggtacgaaacttttattttctactacttgtcatccacaaacagatggccaaactgaagttgttaatagaactttaggaactatgcttcgtgctattgtgggtaggaacttgaaaacttgggaagaatgtttgccatatgttgaatttgcttataatcgagcagtccattcttctactggttattcaccttttgaggttgtgtatggttttaatccattaactgtattacatttaatgcctttacctttgaatgagttgtctaatttagatggaaaagtgaaggctgaaatggttaaatcaatatacgtgaaagcgcgtgagcatattgagaagcgtaacagcatatatgagaaacacgccaataagggtcgcaagaaagttgtattcaaaccaggtgattgggtttggatccatatgcgaaaggaaatgtttccaactcaaaggaaatcaaaactcgatgcacgaggggatggaccatatcaagtgctgaaacggatcaatgacaatgcatacataattgatctgcaagatgagtttggtgtaagtgctacctttaatgtttctgatttgtctccttttgattttggtacagattcgaggacgaatccttttcaagagggaggggatgatgtaagcacgaccaacaacaccaaaaatgatgagctagcattgcctcaaggaccaattacaaggttgagatccaagaggttgaaagaagcacttcaaggattcatgaaggaatatgttgaagctttgcaagttcattttgaagttgaagaacaatatggccattccaagtcaattaggccaaatgtgtccttattgacaattcaaattttgtatttatagtgggaagctatttagtagttggtagttaaacagtagtgggtagttatttggtagtgggtgtttatccagtagtggatagtggcatagatcatggatccatgcaGAGTAGTAGGTAGTGGCATAggtcatgggtccatgcatagtagtaGGAAGTGGCAAAGgtcatgggtctttatttatgttatataaagcatctctttttccatattgaggacagattatcaattattcaatacaattgctttatgcgattcttctttgagagcttaagagagatcttggttcttgacattgcatcacgaataaggtttgatactaacttgtatgtttcttattcttgatgctcttaaaatcaatccattataagtgttcttaattgcatgttaattaagggtgctttagattggggaattattttctgaattaagttctttttactagggtatgtgtcgtttcagtctctaatagacTAGGATTCCGCATCAATTTTAAGAGGcagtttttaatcaaaatttcagaattcttctcatgcctttggcgtgtattgctttgagtgagaatgaggatttgctttcatcaattgcaccaggaatcatggcttacttatcaactattcgttgtggcgtttgtcggattctcatctaaatccttcgatcattgttgtttcagcttctctaagtgtggctgccataggaggtgggtttatcaaatctttggattctatATCtatttgtgcgtgtgggtttgaggcttgtgccataggattccgcgtcagttggtatcagagccaaagtgaggtaaattctgatttatcttaggatctagagtttttttgagttttccttttcttccttatTGATTTCAGTGAAAGCTTGTGTattcatggctgcaccttcttgataaattatcacataatctcttttggaagaaaaatttgaaatccaaaaaaaaaaaaaaagaaaaaaaaatcgcctttgccatatttatcttgatctggccgaaattgtgatatgcttcctttttcatctatatttccttacctatctcaattgattgctgtagtttatgggaatcaagtttgaattttgaattgggttgaatcgagattaggagacaaaagaaatttgCCTATCccttaaggtgcacatttaaggcaactgcatctaaatcgatgtggtgtcaaatccttcttttaatgtccattttcgtccatgatgctgcactaagtgaaatttatttttttttttttttctaattgtggggttttgatacttgcctttttgggtagatttaaatagatccgtatttaatttgcgttaaagtgaattaaattcaaacttttatccagattcatttttatttgaattcaaagtttcttttttggtttaagcttgcttttacttccttgacattgctggagtattatttgcttttgtctatactctaggtgatactTTTCAAGTAGCATAAAATCTAGttcttgtgttactttccaaattgtcagtgtcttctttctagtttttttgtgcgcttctttctttctttagattttcttctttgtttcattaaacgcaccttgtggttggttggttgaacttagtttctgaagtgcaattgaagaatcagcaaaagaatggtaagagtgcaaacacttgagtactttttttaacacaatatttgctagttctttttgttctttgttgatttaaggtaggatgagtaaagacaagaatgtggtacatcgtactgatggaagtgaatcgaatatgggtaacgattataagctctttaagaagtcagtcagtggtgagttacaaaggctcaataagactcttgagaggttgactgaaactatggagagtttgaatgtctcacaagcttccacttctacaagaatacctcaaaaaactcctaattgcaataatgactgtgatgattcggatgtgttggttaataatgtgttgcttgctgcacattgtgagatgcttgttgttaggcgtgctctgaatatacaggttaaggaagaaagcctagaacaatgggaaaacatatttcacactaggtgtttggttaatggaaaagtgtgtactctcattattgatggaggtagttgcacaaatgtggctagtgtgtatatggtggaaaaattgggcttgacttctattaaacaccctaagccatatagattgcaatggttgaatgattgtggtgaggttagggttacacacCAGGttgttataccattttctattggtaggtacaaggatgagatcttatgtaatgtggtacctatgcaggcaagccatatgttgttgggtagaccgtggcaacatgatagaaaggtgcaacatgatgggttcaataacaagtactcattcactcatgaaggacagaaggttatattcgctcctttatcacctcaagaggtatatgttgatcaaataaagatgctggagagggagagggaggcttcggccttggccacaaaggggagtgagagcttgaattctgcggaaaagatgagagaaaagagtgagtttgagggtaaagaggctggaaaagaatcaagactagttcaaggagggaaggtggagaaagaaaaggagaaagaagaggctaaagttccaatctcaacttccatagagattgaaattgaagaggaagttgtaatgcatgaatctaatgtagttgttattgagaattccatcaatgaacttatagaaaaagttgtgaatgatgagggacatggagagcacgtgattgatgaggtggaggaggcgaatgagactgttttggaagttgtagaggaaaatgggtcacatccacaagatctttctatgactaattttatgcctagttcatttgttcttgatgtgcaggttgttgatgaaaacattcatgacgaaagttttatcctatttccacctattcaaaaggaggtctttgaagatacatgggttcctaaagcttcccttcttgacataaatatcagcaagattcgaggatgaatcttttctaaaagagagaatgatacggatccaatagggcaaatttctaacaatggtgtggaggaaacttatatcattcaaatggatctaaaaggagttcaaaatcatattcatatgatccatatatatttggggcgtgcttcaactcatatgggacagatttagtgcaacacttgcaatcataggcttagggagcctaatcaaacctatgggctaaaactacacaaagggaagcctaaattgaagatcaagtaaggcttttgtgaagattcagttttgttatgatgggtttgctatatttgtattatttaacacttgttttattttagctttgtttggacttgtattctggccatactttatcttttaagttttagagtgttgggccatgttttgggcttatgttttaatacttatgtgttattttagtgtgtgattggacttgggccttatgtgtttaagtcaggtccaagaagagtatcttagggttttatttgtttttctccttactatataaggataagaaacaattgtaagaggcagtttttaatcaaaatttcagaattcttctcatgcctttggcgtgtattgctttgagtgagagtgaggatttgctttcatcaattgcaccaggaatcttggcttacttatcaactattcgttgtggcgtttgtcagattctcatctaaatccttcgatcattggtgtttcagcttctctaagtgtggggtgccataggaggtgggtttatcaaatctttggattctatatctacttgtgcgtgtgggtttgaggcttgtgccatagggttccgcatcaGTTACGCTATGAtatggaagaccaggtgtggcctgcactacgcccctagcactatgtaagagaaagtccgggtgtggcctgcactacgcccccggcatggttggataatgttatgatatgtatatgtaagagaaagtccaggtgtgacctgcactacgcccctggcacaattggattatGCAgagagttattggtgacaaatccatccgtgatgtgaattgtttgtgatgtaatgcatttcatgatggcatatgtttataaacagttttgttgttctgctcactgggctcttgtagctcaccctttttcctaacccccaggtttgcaggttcaaaATAGACCGAaaagtcgtcaagggtaaaagctatgtctatgtaatagattagtagtggacatgatacgTAAACTaatgtaatgttatgtaaagtgttgtaaaataatgtaaagaggattagtattgtgcttggccctaatgtatggttaatcccccTTTTTGTACAAgatcttatgttaatgttttaatgatgagttatgttgaaccagccttgacatatgatatgctaccctgctagagcatttgatgagggctctagtgtggggtttttatgtttactgttatggtgcatgcacaggtcaagtttggtgtataaaaagtttaaagattttatgaatgttgatcatgtatgggatttatcaggtatgacaggatgtatactaggcttgctacgagtcccggcgaccttaagtcgatctggatcctagcgccggtagcggtccggtttccgggtcgttacagataaaaataaagttaagtgagtaaaatgagtttttataaaaaaaatgagagggtaaattATGCATTTGgcctttattatatatatacataaaaatgtATTACTTATTAGAAATAAATGAATTAGTTATGAAAAATATGTACGTAATCAAACTCTCACATGAGTTGACTTTACTAACAGTTGTTAAGACATGTTTTAAGTTACTTTTTCTATTTTAGTGTGAttgactttattttttcttcattttcgtGGGATCGTTCCATTGACGATTATTTTGTTATGGAGTTTTCAATAgtgctatttttttttataaataatcgaTTTAAAATAGTCATTAAACGAATGACAAAAGACAAAGATAAAAAGCTCAAAATGCAGTAGTTatgcattaaaaaagaaaaacaaaatcttGTTAAATGTTAttatccatatatatatatatatatatatatatatatatatatatatatatgtaaacatTTACAAAATCAATGTTTTACCACCCACCATTAAGCTTTTGTCGGTACTTCTAAACGAATATAATCATACATAATACCACTAAAAGGGCTTCCATTTCTAGTCTGAGTAAGATAAATTGTATTCTTTCCTTGGATAAGTTGAGAAGCTGGTACTTGAATGCTATAGAACCAACATAAACCATGAATTCCGTATCTTGCAATAGCATTATCCTTGCCTATTAGCCTTGTTGTGAAAAGAGGTTGTTTGAGATTGGCATTGTTGAACCTCACCTTTTGTATGCATGATAGATTTTTCATTATTAAGTTTAAGATATAAGAATAATGAAATTGCCAAGTAAAAAGCAAATGATATACCTGAAGTTCAGAATTAGTAGCTGATGCCAAGGCTATTTGCAAAGTGTAACTTCCACTTTGCATTACACTTTTAAGTTCAAATATGATCTGCCATGTAGTTGCCTTATATGCCGTATTTCCAACCTTTCTGCAATTTGAATAACCAATCTCAATATAATTATATGGTTTACTTCAAGATATGTGATTTAATTTTGTGTCATAATAGTATATTgtgatataaattttataatagtgTAGAGTTTACAAATTATCATTGTTTGTAACTGACAGGATATTATGAGGTACTATTTTGATACAAAATTGAATCACATATCCTGAAATAAACTACAGAGTCTGAAGTAAAAACCCGATGAAACCACATGGTACATTTTTGTacatttttcttattattattattatacttcAAGTAAATTAAGGATTGAGAGGAAATAAAATAGATGTTAATAAATACCTGTTAACATGGGCAAagaaccaatctttagcataatTACTAACACCAACGGTATATATGAGATCATTCTTAGGATATAGATCAGTATATCTTTCCCACAATCCATATTGTCTAAATCTGTACAGAAAAaagcaataataaaaaatgatgcATGATATTAACTTTGGATGAAACAAGAAGGCATGCAGCAATGCGGAAGGGAGCTAACTTGTTTGCTGGGCTATCAATATATAATTTGTTGACGAGTGTTGGGTTTGCGTCTGGTATATAGAATTCAGAAGCAGTACGATCAGGAATGCCAATTTCCCAAAGAGTTGGACCATTTCTTGGAGGATCATATGTAAGTACACCCAATTTGATCTCAGATCCTGTAGTTCAACATGTACATAATTTCATCAagtaattaaagaaaattagtCTAACCATTTATAAAACTACTATAAGCTATAAATACCTGGTTGAATAATGACATCAACATTATACTTGTAATCTCCAAGAAAACCAGGAACAAATGCATATAAACTATATTTCCCAGCTCTGatatttttaattgagaaactTCCTTTCTTGTCAGCTTGAGTCCAAAATTGGTAACCCTATAAGTAAATTGAAAAACCATAGCAATGTTTAGCCAAGAAATTCCTCATGTCGCTAgataatttgaaaatgaaatttcaaatttgtTGGAATTTCTAACCTTTACTTCTGTTTGCCATGAGCCCACAACACCTGGTGCTGCCAATCCCACATAAGCTAAACTTGCATCAATCAATTTTTCATTGATGTATGGGTCACGAACTACTAATTGACCTACGACATTTCCCCGTTGATCAGAAGAAGGGAAATCTTCAGATCGAGGAAAATTATATGGCCAGCTTTTAACTTCAGTTGACATCTAATAATCAACAACAAGCATGAGTACTCAAAATTGCATCCAAAATTCTCATGAACAAAAAGAATGAATAAACAAATAGATATGTACTTGTCTTTTAGCATCTTCCCAAAGGGCTTTGGGATTTTCAGAAGGCGGAATAGAATTAAGATAGACGTAAACAGGGCCAAAAACTTTCTTCCATGGCTCTCCATTTCGATACTCTGCATTTAAGTCCTTCCCAGCATAATGAACACTACCAAAcatctaaataaaaataactgaattacaattaaaatatattggtGATATAAAAGAATTTTGAAGGGAAATGAACCTCTCAATGTAAAAATATTGAGGCGTTCTACTTATAAATTGTTAACAAGTagtgaaaattttcaaatgtcACATACTCACATTGAGAACAATAGGCCCCACATGAGAGGTTAGGTCTTGCTTGACGGGGCCAGCATCGCGAAATTCATTACTAGGTGTGATCATCCAAAATCCAACTGGTGGGTCATTTGATATCCACCCATGCACCTTGTTGTCTTTGTTCTCACAAGAGTACTGGTATTTATCATCCACCTGCTCGTATCATTCCACAATatcaatgaataaaataataaatgaaggTACATAATAATAAGAcgtttcaattttataaattcctaaaaaattaattagcatTTATTATTTCCCTATAACATTTTCTTTGATTTCTAAcac
The genomic region above belongs to Manihot esculenta cultivar AM560-2 chromosome 3, M.esculenta_v8, whole genome shotgun sequence and contains:
- the LOC110603222 gene encoding rhamnogalacturonate lyase B, whose translation is LVLILLQLFFFFLIASSAKIPTRKIPSTTNKSSALGVQLQVTNKQVVIDNGIVQVTFSSPGGDVIRIKYKEINNVLETKNYEDNRGYWDVVWNRPGDSNIFDKVQATKFSIIVQNEEQVEISFSKIWSPSMDKTTVPLKVDKRYIVRRGSSGLYLYAVMERLKGWPDVDMDQIRVVFKLQSEKFHYMAISDDRQRVMPMPQDRTTGQPLAYPEAVRLTNPVNHQQKGEVDDKYQYSCENKDNKVHGWISNDPPVGFWMITPSNEFRDAGPVKQDLTSHVGPIVLNMFGSVHYAGKDLNAEYRNGEPWKKVFGPVYVYLNSIPPSENPKALWEDAKRQMSTEVKSWPYNFPRSEDFPSSDQRGNVVGQLVVRDPYINEKLIDASLAYVGLAAPGVVGSWQTEVKGYQFWTQADKKGSFSIKNIRAGKYSLYAFVPGFLGDYKYNVDVIIQPGSEIKLGVLTYDPPRNGPTLWEIGIPDRTASEFYIPDANPTLVNKLYIDSPANKFRQYGLWERYTDLYPKNDLIYTVGVSNYAKDWFFAHVNRKVGNTAYKATTWQIIFELKSVMQSGSYTLQIALASATNSELQVRFNNANLKQPLFTTRLIGKDNAIARYGIHGLCWFYSIQVPASQLIQGKNTIYLTQTRNGSPFSGIMYDYIRLEVPTKA